One window from the genome of Vibrio vulnificus NBRC 15645 = ATCC 27562 encodes:
- a CDS encoding cysteine desulfurase-like protein yields MNWSPNQVRAQFSALAQYHNQRPVTFFDGPGGSQVPQSVLDAMVGYLGHFNSNLGGHYFSSHKTVEVMKQARQSAQALLNAPSQDNIVFGANMTSLTFQLSRAISRDWQAGDEVIVTALDHYSNVSSWEQAAEDKGVTVHQVRVNPEDCTLDMEHFKQLLNARTKLVAVTFASNTTGTIVDIASVVKLARSVGALVYVDAVHYLPHHLVDVQALGCDFLVCSAYKFFGPHVGIAYVASPWLETLRPYKVEPATNIGPGRFETGTQSFEGLAGVSAAIEYLAQFGEEGASLRQRLEQSYALYAQHEQTLSQHFLQRLSALDGVTLYGINDASSDKRTPTFAMTVEGYSPEFIAKTLGEHNICVWNGHFYALGLIRQLGLEFSGGVIRIGCMHYNTVEEVDLLFNVLESIIDQRNA; encoded by the coding sequence ATGAATTGGTCGCCTAATCAAGTTCGAGCGCAGTTTTCTGCGTTGGCACAGTACCATAACCAAAGGCCAGTAACGTTTTTTGATGGGCCGGGCGGATCGCAAGTACCGCAATCTGTGTTGGATGCCATGGTCGGCTACCTTGGGCATTTTAACTCGAACTTAGGCGGGCACTATTTTTCCAGTCATAAGACGGTTGAGGTAATGAAGCAAGCGCGCCAATCTGCGCAAGCATTACTCAATGCGCCATCGCAAGACAATATTGTCTTCGGTGCGAATATGACCTCTTTGACGTTTCAGTTAAGTCGAGCCATTAGCCGAGATTGGCAGGCGGGGGATGAAGTCATTGTCACCGCGTTGGATCACTATTCCAATGTCTCGAGCTGGGAGCAAGCTGCAGAAGACAAAGGCGTGACCGTTCACCAAGTGCGGGTTAACCCTGAAGATTGCACCTTGGATATGGAACACTTCAAACAGTTGCTCAATGCTCGCACTAAATTAGTGGCCGTCACCTTTGCCTCGAATACCACGGGCACCATTGTTGATATTGCGTCAGTGGTGAAGTTAGCGCGAAGTGTGGGCGCTTTGGTGTATGTGGATGCGGTGCACTATTTGCCGCACCACTTAGTGGATGTGCAAGCCTTGGGTTGTGACTTTCTGGTCTGCTCGGCATACAAGTTTTTTGGTCCTCATGTGGGCATTGCTTATGTCGCTTCCCCTTGGTTAGAGACGCTGCGCCCTTATAAAGTGGAGCCTGCCACGAACATTGGGCCGGGCCGTTTTGAAACAGGTACGCAAAGCTTTGAAGGCTTAGCGGGGGTGTCTGCAGCCATTGAGTACCTCGCTCAGTTCGGAGAAGAAGGTGCTAGTTTGCGCCAGCGGCTAGAGCAAAGTTACGCGCTTTATGCTCAACATGAGCAAACATTAAGCCAACATTTTTTGCAGCGTTTGTCGGCACTTGATGGGGTCACGTTATACGGTATCAATGACGCCTCAAGTGATAAGCGAACCCCGACATTTGCGATGACAGTGGAGGGCTATTCTCCAGAGTTTATTGCAAAAACATTGGGTGAGCACAACATCTGTGTCTGGAATGGCCACTTTTATGCCCTTGGCCTGATTCGGCAATTAGGGTTGGAGTTCAGCGGCGGAGTGATTCGGATTGGTTGTATGCATTACAACACAGTCGAAGAGGTCGACTTGTTGTTTAATGTTTTGGAGAGCATTATCGATCAACGAAACGCATAG
- a CDS encoding 2OG-Fe dioxygenase family protein — protein MMLHSHESTLHLTQLSRRAIEQLSPSFSKLPHTEHADGKFRLRRYSVVSLHQGRVIELDKHDFVQTSDINRFQGDVVRQFSPIEESTLNSEGFREMCQLFAVKNDLRDGQEIEVHQIRITAIYDETQVAPEGVHQDGFDHIAIVGVGRNNIEGGDIMLYSDFHSEPFFRKVLNNGEIAMLADSKLWHNAKPIRTIEQEREGHMDVFVLTAKGMAHELVA, from the coding sequence ATGATGCTGCATTCGCACGAGAGTACCCTACATTTAACTCAACTCAGCCGTCGCGCCATCGAACAGTTGTCGCCATCTTTTTCCAAGTTACCTCACACGGAGCATGCGGATGGCAAATTCCGTTTAAGACGCTATTCCGTCGTCTCCTTGCATCAAGGTCGTGTGATTGAACTGGACAAGCATGACTTTGTACAGACTTCAGATATCAACCGTTTCCAAGGTGATGTGGTTCGACAGTTTTCTCCGATTGAAGAGAGCACACTCAATAGCGAAGGTTTTCGTGAGATGTGTCAGTTGTTTGCTGTGAAGAATGACCTGAGAGATGGACAGGAAATCGAAGTGCATCAAATCCGCATTACCGCAATATATGATGAGACGCAGGTCGCCCCTGAAGGTGTGCACCAAGACGGATTTGATCATATTGCGATTGTTGGTGTTGGCCGCAATAACATCGAAGGGGGGGATATCATGCTGTACAGTGATTTTCACTCTGAGCCGTTTTTTAGAAAAGTGTTGAATAATGGTGAAATCGCGATGCTGGCAGACAGCAAGTTGTGGCACAACGCCAAACCCATTCGCACCATTGAGCAAGAGCGTGAAGGTCATATGGATGTGTTTGTGTTGACGGCAAAAGGAATGGCACATGAATTGGTCGCCTAA
- the trxB gene encoding thioredoxin-disulfide reductase — MSNIKHSKLLILGSGPAGYTAAVYAARANLNPVLITGMQQGGQLTTTTEVENWPGDPEGLTGPGLMDRMKEHAERFETEIIFDHINEVDFSTRPFVLKGDAASYSCDALIISTGASAKYLGLESEEAFKGRGVSACATCDGFFYRNQKVAVVGGGNTAVEEALYLSNIASEVHLIHRRDGFRAEKILINRMMDKVASGNIILHTDRVLEEVLGDEMGVTGVRLKDVKSGELEDLNVMGAFIAIGHQPNTQIFQGQLEMKDGYILVKSGLEGNATQTSIEGIFAAGDVMDHNYRQAITSAGTGCMAALDAERYLDSLNDK, encoded by the coding sequence ATGAGCAACATTAAACACAGTAAATTACTAATTCTAGGTTCTGGCCCTGCGGGTTATACCGCAGCAGTTTACGCGGCGAGAGCAAACCTCAACCCTGTGCTAATTACAGGCATGCAACAAGGTGGTCAGTTAACCACCACAACCGAAGTTGAAAACTGGCCAGGTGACCCTGAAGGATTAACCGGCCCAGGTTTGATGGATCGCATGAAAGAGCATGCGGAGCGTTTTGAAACCGAGATCATATTCGACCACATTAATGAAGTGGATTTCTCTACACGCCCATTTGTCCTTAAAGGTGATGCCGCCAGTTACAGCTGCGATGCACTGATCATTTCTACGGGTGCGTCTGCAAAATACCTTGGCTTGGAGTCTGAAGAAGCATTCAAAGGACGTGGCGTGTCAGCGTGTGCAACCTGCGACGGCTTTTTCTACCGTAATCAAAAAGTGGCGGTTGTAGGCGGCGGTAATACCGCGGTTGAAGAAGCACTTTATTTATCCAATATCGCTTCAGAAGTGCACCTAATTCACCGTCGTGACGGTTTCCGTGCAGAAAAAATCCTTATCAATCGTATGATGGATAAAGTGGCGAGCGGCAATATCATTCTTCATACCGACCGTGTACTGGAAGAGGTATTGGGTGATGAGATGGGTGTCACCGGCGTACGCTTGAAAGATGTAAAATCAGGTGAACTCGAAGACCTCAACGTCATGGGCGCATTTATCGCGATTGGCCACCAGCCAAATACGCAAATCTTCCAAGGCCAACTTGAAATGAAAGATGGTTACATCTTGGTCAAGTCAGGCCTTGAAGGAAACGCAACGCAAACCAGCATCGAAGGTATTTTTGCTGCGGGTGATGTGATGGACCACAACTATCGCCAAGCAATCACATCTGCTGGTACTGGTTGTATGGCAGCATTAGATGCAGAACGTTACTTGGATTCGCTAAACGACAAATAA
- the cydD gene encoding heme ABC transporter permease/ATP-binding protein CydD: MDKKKQRSLNLWLKQQSKLAKRWLMIAVGLGVLSSVFLLAQAALLATILHQLIIEKVDKHQLIIHFIALVALIGLRALCSWGREIAGYRCGEQIRVYIRQLIFDKLRELGPAYIKGKPAGAWATLVLEQVENMQDFFARYLPQMSLAVLVPFVILIVVFPVNWAAGLIFLITAPLVPLFMAMVGIKAADANRKNFKALQRLSGHFYDRLQAMTTIRLFDRTHAEVEVMRGASEVFRTRTMDVLKIAFLSSAVLEFFTSISIALTAVYFGFAFIGELNFGDYGAGVTLFSGLFILILAPEFYQPLRDLGTFYHAKQQAVGAAESIVEFLETDVSTVRSGDQQIEQGQPIAIKAEQLEVFSPEGKKLLGPVSFDIAAQQTTALVGPSGAGKTSLINALLGFLPYQGSLTINGIERTELDLAQWRSQISWVGQNPLLLHGTIRDNVSLGKSDISDTDIQVALDNAFAAEFVSQHGLDYAISDRSGGLSVGQAQRLALARAMVQNGQFWLLDEPTASLDARSERLVMQGLEGQIAGKTALMVTHQLTPLKQVDSILVMRAGEIVQAGSYDELAHQEGLFQEMLLANQALKQLDKGNLDA, translated from the coding sequence ATGGATAAAAAGAAACAACGCAGCTTGAATCTGTGGCTCAAACAGCAAAGCAAACTAGCAAAGCGCTGGTTGATGATTGCGGTTGGCCTTGGCGTACTATCAAGTGTGTTTTTGTTGGCACAAGCCGCCTTGCTCGCCACCATTCTTCATCAATTAATCATTGAGAAAGTCGACAAACATCAGCTCATTATTCACTTCATCGCTCTTGTAGCGCTGATTGGCCTGCGTGCTCTTTGCTCATGGGGCCGAGAAATTGCTGGCTACCGTTGTGGCGAGCAAATTCGCGTCTACATCCGTCAGTTGATCTTCGATAAGCTGCGAGAGCTCGGCCCGGCCTACATCAAAGGTAAGCCTGCTGGCGCATGGGCAACCTTGGTTCTTGAACAGGTTGAGAATATGCAGGATTTCTTTGCTCGCTATCTGCCGCAAATGTCCTTAGCCGTGCTGGTGCCGTTTGTGATTCTTATTGTTGTTTTTCCTGTCAACTGGGCTGCGGGGCTCATTTTCTTGATTACCGCGCCATTGGTCCCTCTATTTATGGCGATGGTGGGCATTAAAGCTGCCGACGCAAACAGAAAAAATTTCAAAGCGCTGCAACGTCTGTCTGGTCATTTTTATGATCGCTTACAAGCGATGACGACGATTCGTCTTTTTGATCGCACTCACGCAGAAGTCGAAGTGATGCGTGGTGCATCCGAAGTGTTCCGTACTCGTACGATGGACGTATTGAAAATCGCTTTCTTGTCTTCGGCAGTGCTCGAGTTCTTTACTTCTATCTCTATTGCTCTCACTGCCGTTTACTTTGGCTTTGCTTTTATCGGCGAGCTTAACTTCGGCGACTATGGTGCAGGCGTCACTCTATTTTCGGGTTTGTTTATTTTGATCCTCGCTCCAGAGTTTTATCAACCCCTTCGTGACTTGGGCACTTTCTACCACGCCAAGCAGCAAGCGGTGGGTGCAGCAGAGAGCATCGTTGAGTTTTTGGAAACGGATGTCAGCACAGTACGCAGCGGCGACCAACAAATTGAACAAGGTCAACCCATCGCCATCAAAGCAGAACAATTAGAAGTGTTTTCACCAGAAGGGAAAAAGCTACTTGGCCCCGTGAGTTTTGACATTGCCGCTCAACAAACTACGGCGCTTGTTGGTCCCAGTGGTGCGGGGAAAACCAGCTTGATTAACGCTTTATTGGGATTTTTGCCTTATCAAGGCTCATTAACCATCAATGGCATCGAAAGAACTGAACTTGACCTTGCTCAGTGGCGCAGCCAGATCAGTTGGGTGGGCCAAAATCCGTTGCTCCTCCACGGCACTATTCGCGACAACGTCAGTTTGGGCAAGTCGGATATCAGTGATACCGATATCCAAGTGGCACTTGACAATGCATTTGCTGCCGAGTTTGTAAGCCAGCACGGATTAGATTACGCCATTTCTGATCGTTCCGGGGGCTTATCTGTCGGCCAAGCACAGCGTCTTGCTCTTGCCCGAGCTATGGTACAAAACGGCCAGTTTTGGCTCCTCGATGAACCCACAGCCAGCCTCGATGCTCGCAGCGAACGTTTGGTGATGCAAGGCCTCGAAGGGCAAATCGCGGGCAAAACAGCATTGATGGTTACTCACCAATTAACGCCACTTAAACAAGTCGATTCCATCCTTGTGATGCGTGCTGGTGAGATCGTTCAAGCAGGCAGTTATGACGAACTTGCTCATCAAGAAGGCTTGTTCCAAGAAATGTTATTGGCTAACCAAGCCCTCAAGCAACTTGATAAGGGGAATCTTGATGCGTGA
- the cydC gene encoding heme ABC transporter ATP-binding protein/permease CydC, whose amino-acid sequence MRDLIPFLKLYKKHWFGLSLGMLLAFLTLFASIGLLTLSGWFLSAAAIAGLTIARETFNYMLPGAFVRGFAMGRTAGRWGERVVSHNATFKLLTDLRIFFFSKLAPLIPGRVSNLRDADLLNRLVADIDAMDHVYLRLISPMVVGTLGILGLTAVLCWFDMTLGLTLGAILTLLLLLWPVLFYKLGKSNGQALTHNKAELRVATLDWLQGYSELTLFGAESRYHNAILHAQEKLLKNQYFNAHFSGLAQALLMLANGWTLVLMLWLAADGVGGNAPDPMIALVAFATMASVELLMPIAGAFQHLGQTLTSARRLNEVILAEPEVHFAMEDVAHSGEYSIDYQAVSFKYPDSQSMALSNVSMTIPAQHKVAIVGQTGSGKSTLLQLLNRYWDVNQGSILLAGKPITEWSESQLRRSISVVSQRVDILNGSLRDNLLMASPSATDEQLSDVLTKVGLEKLLDDNGLSAWLGEGGRQLSGGEKRRIGIARALLHNAPILLLDEPTEGLDKQTEQQIMQLLEAHFDGKTVLFITHRLVNLDKMDSICLIEQGEIVEYGHHQALLAARGRYFELNQTL is encoded by the coding sequence ATGCGTGATTTAATTCCCTTCCTAAAACTGTATAAGAAACATTGGTTTGGCCTCTCTCTTGGGATGCTACTGGCGTTTTTGACTCTATTCGCTTCTATTGGCCTGCTGACTTTGTCAGGCTGGTTTCTTTCTGCCGCAGCCATTGCCGGATTGACCATTGCTCGTGAAACGTTCAACTACATGCTGCCAGGAGCGTTTGTGCGTGGTTTTGCGATGGGACGAACCGCGGGACGTTGGGGTGAAAGAGTGGTCAGCCATAACGCGACCTTCAAGCTCTTGACTGATCTGCGTATTTTCTTTTTCTCTAAGTTAGCGCCGCTGATCCCAGGACGAGTCTCCAATCTTCGTGACGCTGATTTGCTTAACCGCTTGGTAGCAGACATTGACGCAATGGATCATGTTTATTTGCGTTTAATCAGCCCTATGGTCGTCGGCACGCTTGGCATACTGGGCTTAACGGCCGTGTTGTGTTGGTTTGATATGACATTGGGCCTGACACTGGGTGCCATTCTTACTCTGTTACTGCTACTCTGGCCTGTCCTTTTCTACAAGCTAGGAAAAAGCAATGGACAAGCGCTAACCCACAATAAAGCAGAGCTGCGTGTTGCAACTTTAGACTGGTTGCAAGGTTACAGTGAACTGACTCTCTTTGGTGCCGAATCACGCTACCACAACGCTATTTTGCACGCACAAGAGAAATTACTGAAAAACCAATACTTCAACGCCCATTTTTCTGGTTTAGCACAAGCATTATTGATGCTCGCAAACGGTTGGACCTTGGTATTGATGCTTTGGCTTGCTGCAGATGGCGTTGGTGGTAATGCACCAGATCCTATGATTGCGCTAGTGGCGTTCGCCACCATGGCAAGCGTAGAACTGCTCATGCCAATTGCGGGCGCATTCCAGCACCTTGGTCAAACCTTAACTTCCGCCCGTCGCCTTAATGAGGTCATTCTGGCTGAACCTGAAGTCCATTTTGCCATGGAGGATGTGGCTCACTCTGGTGAATACTCTATTGACTATCAGGCCGTATCATTCAAATACCCGGATAGCCAAAGTATGGCATTGAGCAATGTTAGCATGACGATTCCAGCCCAGCACAAAGTGGCCATTGTCGGCCAAACGGGCTCAGGAAAATCAACTTTGCTGCAACTGCTCAATCGTTATTGGGATGTCAATCAAGGCTCTATCCTGCTCGCAGGAAAACCGATCACCGAGTGGAGTGAAAGCCAGTTGCGCCGTTCCATCAGTGTTGTCAGTCAACGTGTAGATATCTTAAACGGATCATTACGAGACAATTTATTGATGGCGTCCCCGAGTGCAACTGACGAGCAATTGTCTGACGTGCTCACCAAAGTCGGGCTAGAAAAACTGCTCGACGATAATGGGCTATCAGCATGGCTTGGTGAAGGTGGTCGCCAGTTATCTGGTGGTGAAAAACGCCGTATCGGCATTGCAAGAGCCTTGCTTCACAATGCACCAATCTTACTGCTTGATGAACCAACAGAGGGCTTAGATAAGCAGACGGAACAACAAATCATGCAGTTACTTGAAGCGCACTTTGACGGGAAAACCGTGCTCTTCATTACACACCGCTTGGTAAACCTCGACAAAATGGACAGCATTTGCCTAATCGAACAAGGCGAGATTGTCGAATATGGTCACCATCAAGCACTTTTAGCCGCTCGTGGTCGCTATTTCGAACTCAACCAAACGCTGTAA
- the serC gene encoding 3-phosphoserine/phosphohydroxythreonine transaminase, whose translation MEQNTDNVFNFSAGPAALPKPVMQQAQQELLNWQGLGTSVMEISHRSKEFIAVAEQSEQDLRDLLNIPDNYKVLFCQGGARAQFAAVPLNLLGDATTATYIDAGYWAESAVQEAKKYCTPDVFNAKAEKEGKQAVLPASEWQIHPDAAYVHFCPNETIDGIEINDLPITDKPIVADMSSTILSREIDVSKYGVIYAGAQKNIGPSGIAIAIVRDDLLGLAKEVLPTVLNYKTLAEQDSMFNTPPTFAWYLSGLVFKWLKAQGGVKAIEQVNREKAAMLYNYIDQSNFYINNVHSDNRSLMNVPFQMVKPELDAKFLKEAEALGLKSLKGHRVVGGMRASIYNAMPIEGVQALVAFMRKFEQENA comes from the coding sequence ATGGAACAAAATACGGATAACGTATTTAACTTTAGTGCCGGACCAGCAGCACTACCGAAGCCTGTTATGCAGCAGGCGCAACAAGAATTGTTGAACTGGCAAGGGCTAGGCACTTCCGTTATGGAAATCAGCCACCGTAGCAAAGAGTTTATTGCAGTCGCAGAGCAATCTGAGCAAGATCTCCGCGATTTACTGAATATCCCTGATAATTACAAAGTTCTTTTCTGCCAAGGTGGTGCGCGCGCTCAATTTGCGGCAGTGCCGCTGAATCTGCTAGGTGACGCGACGACGGCGACCTACATTGATGCGGGTTACTGGGCGGAAAGTGCTGTGCAAGAAGCGAAAAAATATTGCACGCCAGATGTATTCAATGCGAAAGCAGAAAAAGAAGGCAAGCAAGCGGTACTACCTGCCTCAGAATGGCAAATTCATCCTGACGCTGCTTACGTGCATTTTTGTCCAAATGAAACCATTGATGGTATTGAAATCAACGATCTGCCAATCACGGATAAACCGATTGTTGCCGATATGTCTTCAACCATTCTGTCGCGCGAAATCGATGTATCAAAATACGGAGTGATTTACGCGGGCGCACAGAAAAACATCGGTCCTTCAGGTATCGCGATTGCTATCGTGCGTGATGATCTGCTTGGCCTTGCCAAGGAAGTGCTGCCGACGGTGCTTAATTACAAAACGTTGGCTGAACAAGATTCCATGTTTAACACGCCACCTACCTTTGCTTGGTACCTATCTGGTTTGGTCTTTAAATGGCTGAAAGCACAGGGTGGGGTGAAAGCGATCGAGCAGGTCAATCGTGAAAAAGCCGCCATGCTTTACAACTACATCGATCAATCAAACTTCTACATCAATAACGTTCATTCAGATAACCGCTCTTTGATGAATGTTCCATTCCAAATGGTGAAACCAGAGCTAGACGCGAAATTCTTGAAAGAAGCAGAAGCGTTGGGTTTGAAATCACTAAAAGGTCACCGTGTGGTCGGTGGTATGCGTGCTTCTATTTACAACGCAATGCCAATTGAAGGGGTGCAAGCGTTAGTTGCCTTTATGCGTAAATTTGAGCAAGAAAACGCGTAA
- a CDS encoding DUF945 family protein: protein MNNLKKIGAVGGAISLALCWPLAVGQIGQNVIEDAVAKLNSAQLQAEIVKYDRGYRTSEVTTRYTIVDPVLVEQFETDGLPLVYEMQSTLKHGLTSLDSVSDLVGEQALPLHIEATTQLNGNTDFVATIDSWNFVSDSEGVAVSTAPMKLSGNATVLGDVDFVLDVPSIQFDFSSGESLHVGNLTGNGKGKHKNGYWLGQQDIRLGEFQVADASAQPLFGLYDAQYLGDTKPDAKGERLASVFSFKSKKLLMSDGSEVKDLNLDFSLTNLDMQSFDKLMDVYQNAASLTPEEVQSLMPHIDALFEKGFDVAVKNLSLKLGEGIFENTWNLSMPQGTAQVTQDPMKIMTSMTGDLSTYFSDELVAEYPFIQEGVDELMVMEILQQVEGGYTLKAKIAEGKLMFDNGQQFPLLALLMPALMQ from the coding sequence ATGAACAACTTAAAGAAAATCGGTGCAGTTGGTGGTGCTATCTCATTGGCATTGTGTTGGCCATTGGCGGTGGGGCAGATTGGTCAAAATGTAATTGAAGATGCCGTTGCCAAGTTAAATAGTGCGCAACTGCAAGCGGAAATTGTCAAGTACGACCGAGGTTATCGCACATCGGAAGTCACCACGCGTTACACCATTGTTGACCCAGTGTTAGTGGAGCAATTTGAAACGGATGGACTTCCTTTAGTTTATGAAATGCAATCGACATTAAAGCACGGGCTGACTTCGCTTGATTCGGTTTCTGATTTAGTGGGGGAGCAGGCGCTACCTCTGCATATTGAAGCCACCACACAATTGAATGGAAACACGGATTTTGTTGCTACGATTGATAGCTGGAATTTTGTCAGTGACAGTGAAGGTGTTGCGGTTTCTACCGCACCGATGAAGCTGTCTGGCAATGCCACGGTGCTGGGTGATGTCGATTTTGTGCTTGATGTACCCTCGATTCAGTTTGATTTCAGTAGTGGTGAATCGCTGCATGTTGGCAATTTGACAGGCAATGGCAAAGGCAAACACAAGAACGGTTACTGGTTAGGGCAACAAGATATTCGATTGGGCGAGTTTCAAGTCGCAGATGCCTCTGCTCAACCTTTGTTTGGCTTGTATGACGCTCAATATCTTGGTGATACTAAGCCGGACGCCAAAGGGGAGCGTTTGGCGAGCGTGTTCAGTTTTAAGTCGAAAAAGCTGTTGATGTCTGATGGCAGTGAAGTCAAAGATCTTAATCTGGACTTCTCTCTGACGAATCTGGATATGCAATCTTTCGATAAGTTGATGGATGTGTACCAAAACGCTGCGTCTCTAACGCCAGAAGAGGTGCAATCACTGATGCCACATATCGATGCCTTGTTTGAGAAGGGCTTTGATGTGGCAGTGAAAAACTTGTCTCTAAAATTGGGTGAAGGGATATTTGAGAACACTTGGAATCTGTCGATGCCTCAAGGCACTGCGCAAGTAACGCAAGATCCAATGAAAATCATGACATCAATGACGGGGGATCTCAGTACCTATTTCAGTGATGAGTTGGTGGCGGAATACCCATTTATCCAAGAAGGGGTGGATGAGTTGATGGTGATGGAAATTCTGCAACAAGTCGAAGGTGGCTATACCTTGAAAGCCAAAATCGCTGAAGGCAAATTGATGTTTGATAACGGACAGCAGTTCCCGCTACTGGCGCTATTGATGCCTGCGCTAATGCAATAA
- a CDS encoding ATP-binding protein codes for MNRYAILCLDNNPISIEQFRQELATFSHKFDVFTADSVEEAHHAIDYLEQANQTMALVIASHHSELNGVDFLIGLDNNPRTEDARRILISCSTDIAAIITAVNEGRLDHCLTKPLPDHVLFQTVQKELTQFILKFEKEDLLGFSSVLDQNRLLRAHIENQMRHYQAGFIHDYHTLSDAELTERFTNALQNFFQEKDETRACRTYSPEHLLTVEGEANKFLWFITSGEVALYKRDDMGMQREVVRHKKGNLVGGMSFVTGEKSFSTALTLTKTEVIKLDRNVFAQVMQSDSNLLPLFTNLLLRHFNRRLQRSINTKLQLQKTLESLESAHQQLIEKEKMAMLGQLVAGVAHELNNPIAAILRGIENLNQNLGMVLSTSSAPNQTTKGIAVLESAKASKPMSTAELRERSNQLLSCVDNRNIARKLVALGLEQDDELLTQLKQHPTEGARQLDHLEHYFLIGNSLRSIDVCASRIADMVKSLKGYARADDEKTHIADIHEGIEDTLVIFENRLKLHKLTTHYCSLPPIYCQPIALQQVWTNMISNALDAMPEHGTLEITTKIESRNDKPYVTVSFRDNGCGIPAEQQATIFELNYTTKKEGNFGLGIGLSICHQIIHSHGGWIEVDSIPAQYTCMTIWLPLVSEGASHE; via the coding sequence GTGAACCGTTACGCTATTTTGTGTTTGGACAACAATCCGATAAGTATCGAGCAGTTTCGCCAAGAGTTGGCGACGTTTTCTCATAAATTTGATGTATTTACTGCAGACTCAGTTGAGGAAGCACATCACGCGATTGACTACTTAGAGCAGGCAAACCAAACCATGGCGCTGGTCATTGCAAGCCATCACAGTGAATTGAATGGCGTTGACTTCTTGATTGGCTTAGACAACAACCCCAGAACAGAAGACGCCCGACGCATTCTAATTAGCTGCTCGACGGACATTGCCGCGATCATCACTGCGGTCAATGAAGGTCGATTGGATCACTGTTTAACCAAGCCCCTACCCGATCACGTCCTTTTTCAAACCGTTCAAAAAGAGCTGACTCAGTTTATTCTTAAGTTTGAAAAAGAAGATTTGCTTGGTTTTAGCAGCGTACTTGATCAAAATCGCTTGCTACGTGCACATATTGAAAATCAGATGCGTCACTACCAAGCAGGCTTTATCCACGATTATCACACCTTGTCTGACGCAGAGCTAACGGAACGTTTCACCAATGCACTGCAAAATTTTTTCCAAGAAAAAGATGAAACACGAGCCTGTCGAACGTATTCACCAGAACATCTGTTGACGGTCGAAGGAGAGGCGAACAAGTTTCTCTGGTTCATCACCTCAGGAGAAGTCGCGCTCTATAAACGCGATGATATGGGCATGCAACGTGAAGTGGTCCGACACAAAAAGGGCAATCTCGTTGGTGGCATGTCATTTGTCACCGGAGAGAAATCGTTCTCAACCGCCCTCACTCTCACCAAGACGGAAGTGATCAAATTAGATCGCAACGTTTTTGCCCAAGTAATGCAATCCGATTCCAACCTTTTGCCTCTGTTTACCAACCTGTTGCTACGACACTTTAATCGGCGTTTGCAACGCAGTATCAATACAAAACTGCAGTTACAGAAAACCCTTGAATCGCTTGAATCTGCCCACCAGCAATTGATCGAAAAAGAAAAAATGGCCATGCTCGGTCAACTGGTCGCTGGGGTTGCCCATGAACTCAATAATCCCATCGCAGCGATTCTAAGAGGCATTGAAAACCTCAACCAAAATTTGGGAATGGTACTTTCAACCAGCAGCGCGCCGAATCAAACCACGAAAGGAATAGCTGTGTTAGAAAGTGCCAAAGCAAGTAAACCTATGTCAACCGCAGAGCTTAGAGAACGCTCAAACCAACTCTTATCATGCGTTGACAACCGAAACATCGCGAGAAAATTAGTCGCCCTCGGCCTGGAACAGGACGACGAACTGCTTACGCAACTCAAGCAGCATCCAACGGAAGGTGCCCGTCAACTTGATCACCTTGAACACTACTTTTTGATTGGCAACTCGCTGCGATCGATTGATGTGTGTGCCAGTCGGATTGCTGATATGGTCAAAAGCTTAAAAGGCTATGCTCGTGCAGATGATGAAAAAACGCATATTGCCGATATCCACGAAGGCATTGAAGATACGTTAGTGATTTTCGAAAATCGCCTCAAACTGCATAAACTGACCACACATTACTGTTCTTTGCCCCCTATTTATTGCCAGCCTATCGCGCTGCAACAAGTGTGGACCAATATGATTTCAAATGCGCTCGACGCCATGCCTGAACATGGTACTCTCGAAATCACCACTAAAATTGAATCACGCAATGACAAACCTTATGTTACGGTTTCATTTAGAGACAATGGCTGTGGCATACCTGCAGAGCAACAAGCCACGATTTTTGAACTGAACTACACCACCAAAAAAGAGGGAAATTTTGGTCTTGGCATTGGTTTGTCTATTTGCCATCAAATCATCCATAGTCACGGAGGATGGATCGAAGTGGATTCGATTCCAGCGCAGTACACCTGTATGACTATCTGGTTACCACTGGTTTCTGAAGGAGCATCCCATGAATAA